In Solea senegalensis isolate Sse05_10M linkage group LG18, IFAPA_SoseM_1, whole genome shotgun sequence, a single window of DNA contains:
- the LOC122759523 gene encoding SPARC-like protein 1 — protein sequence SPYYVQIESKHHGKHHVLHKNSHKIKEKEVMTEEADQPQVPKNKDQDDGQLNSERNADTNKEDREFQATDDRDTNIAVLLNEEELIDLLKKGATEEEVERKELEVDKDKDPPAEVVEISQEEEAEGEEKKEDGKLETGEVVTIKREVKEDSMKDEVHGEVENMSKKNKKEESVSKMADRDELVTLLDETEGSTESDLPVNLDYAADSGIIQPLQQISAKTKPHANYAQPSSKDVTEKEQLAVDEDYEHDMQNTEAAISEEVSDLDKLQVLKNAQDLQAKAKEITEDVKPQEKKRSRELDSGSRVAGKEEEERSKDDDVSHTKKKTRKQKKNQRARKHTPQSEEAQTELSQRDRQESEISSSSDNRVHKAKRRGAGKWSPLVGMNPVQIRATMDLYPGSRPSLSRGVHRPDAAAGPCDSFRCKRGKTCKLDADNKPGCVCQEPSQCPPSVNEFDHVCGTDNKTYHTSCELFATKCNLEGTKRGPKLHLDYTGPCKLIPSCVDTELVQFPLRMRDWLKNVLLQLYELDTTSPGFLTPKQHFRVRKLFESERRLHAGDHSVELLAQDFEKNYNLYIYPVHWQFAQLDQHPSDRFLSHSELAPLRVPLVPMEHCTSRFFQECDTDKDKQVSFEEWISCFGIRNEDMDVNLIF from the exons TCCCCATATTATGTCCAGATTGAGAGTAAACATCATGGAAAACATCATGTGTTGCACAAGAATTCACACAAAATCAAGGAAAAG GAGGTCATGACAGAGGAGGCCGACCAACCACAGGTTCCCAAGAACAAGGATCAGGACGATGGGCAGCTGAACTCTGAACGCAATGCTGATACGAACAAGGAGGACAGAGAATTTCAGGCTACAGATGACAGAGATACAAATATTGCTGTTCTGTTGAATGAGGAAGAGCTGATAGACCTTTTGAAGAAAGGTGCAACAGAGGAAGAGGTGGAACGAAAAGAGCTAGAGGTGGATAAAGACAAGGATCCACCTGCTGAGGTGGTGGAGATCAGCCAGGAGGAGGAAGCCGAGGGtgaagagaagaaggaagatGGTAAATTAGAAACTGGGGAGGTTGTGACAATTAAGAGGGAGGTGAAGGAAGACAGCATGAAAGATGAAGTTCATGGGGAGGTGGAGAACATgtccaagaagaacaagaaggagGAATCTGTGAGCAAAATGGCTGACAGAGATGAGCTGGTGACACTGTTAGACGAAACAGAGGGCAGCACAGAATCAGATCTACCAGTAAATCTTGACTATGCTGCTGATAGTGGCATCATACAACCTCTGCAACAAATATCAGCCAAAACAAAACCCCATGCTAACTATGCCCAGCCTTCCTCTAAAGATGTTACTGAGAAAGAACAGCTTGCCGTTGATGAGGACTATGAACATGACATGCAAAACACTGAAGCGGCAATTAGTGAGGAGGTGTCTGATCTAGACAAACTGCAAGTGCTCAAAAATGCCCAAGATTTACAAGCTAAAGCCAAAGAAATCACTGAAGACGTGAAGCctcaggagaagaagaggagtagGGAGCTTGATTCAGGATCCCGGGTGGCtggaaaggaagaggaggagagaagtaAGGATGACGATGTAAGCCACACCAAGAAAAAGACaaggaagcagaagaagaaccaGAGGGCAAGGAAGCACACGCCACAGAGCGAGGAAGCACAAACTGAACTGAGCCAACGAGATCGTCAAGAGtcagagatcagcagcagcagtgacaataGAGTGCACAAAGCCAAGAGGAGAGGGGCAGGAAAATGG AGTCCTTTGGTGGGAATGAATCCAGTGCAGATAAGAGCTACAATGGATCTCTACCCTGGCTCCAGACCCTCTCTCAGCAGAGGCGTCCATCGGCCAGACGCCGCTGCTG GTCCATGTGACAGTTTCCGCTGCAAACGCGGAAAGACGTGTAAACTGGACGCAGACAATAAGCCAGGCTGTGTTTGTCAGGAGCCGTCTCAGTGTCCTCCCAGTGTGAACGAGTTTGATCAT GTTTGTGgaacagacaacaaaacataCCATACATCTTGTGAACTCTTTGCCACTAAATGCAACCTGGAGGGCACAAAGAGGGGCCCCAAACTTCACCTGGACTACACTGGGCCATGCAAAT TAATACCTTCGTGTGTGGACACTGAGCTGGTCCAGTTTCCTTTACGGATGAGAGACTGGCTAAaaaatgtgctgctgcagctctacGAGCTTGACACCACGTCCCCTGGCTTTCTCACTCCTAAACAACATTTTAGG GTGAGGAAACTCTTTGAGAGTGAGCGGCGACTTCATGCTGGGGATCACTCTGTGGAGCTTCTTGCACAGGACTTTGAGAAAAACTACAACTTGTACATTTATCCAGTACACTGGCAGTTTGCCCAACTGGACCAGCACCCTTCTGACAG ATTCTTGTCCCACTCAGAGCTGGCCCCGCTCCGGGTCCCTCTGGTGCCGATGGAGCACTGCACCTCCCGCTTCTTCCAGGAGTGTGACACTGACAAGGACAAGCAGGTGTCCTTTGAGGAATGGATCTCCTGTTTTGGCATCAGAAATG AGGATATGGATGTCAACCTGATTTTCTGA
- the LOC122759648 gene encoding elastin-like, translating to MKLLLLTTVIVTISNVSAGKTQRMLAAMMAGMNGGTMAGMNGGMLAGMNGGMLAGMNGGIVNPALIAGGLNPALIAGGLNLPVVPGGGAGFVGQPQFVQVVPRVPAFALPAPVPNVYPVPAVNTLPLAGFPQMAAMNPPQQPQMGFPGVAMQQQLPPQPDPLRRFRRQIMKQGNNMKITMDTQIPAPTDSTTTTLCDEDGQHVDN from the exons ATGAAGCTCCTTCTTCTTACAACTGTTATAGTGACCATCTCCAAT GTCAGCGCAGGCAAG ACACAGAGGATGTTAGCAGCCATGATGGCAGGAATGAACGGAGGAACGATGGCAGGTATGAATGGAGGAATGTTGGCAGGTATGAATGGAGGAATGTTGGCAGGTATGAATGGAGGAATAGTGAACCCCGCACTGATTGCTGGAGGCCTGAACCCTGCGCTGATTGCTGGAGGCCTGAACCTGCCTGTGGTGCCTGGTGGTGGGGCAGGTTTCGTTGGGCAGCCACAGTTTGTGCAG GTTGTTCCTAGAGTCCCTGCTTTTGCTCTGCCGGCCCCTGTTCCTAACGTATACCCTGTTCCTGCAGTCAACACG CTTCCTTTGGCTGGATTCCCTCAAATGGCCGCTATGAATCCTCCTCAGCAGCCTCAGATG GGGTTTCCAGGTGTTGCCATGCAACAGCAGCTTCCCCCACAGCCTGATCCTCTCAGAAGATTCAGG CGTCAGATTATGAAACAGGGCAACAACATGAAGATCACTATGGATACTCAG aTTCCAGCTCCTACTGACAGCACAACAACTACTCTGTGTGATGAAGATGGTCAACATGTGGATAAttaa
- the LOC122759100 gene encoding rho GTPase-activating protein 22-like isoform X2, with translation MGPVCCKPDRLKKHHLQGGSGEKDRAPISHESFLLMANSQTDMDDWVKAIRRVIWAPFGGGIFGQRLEDTVQYEKKFGPRLAPLLVEQCVDFIRDRGLDEEGLFRMPGQANLVKELQEAFDCGDKPLFDSNTDVHTVASLLKLYLRELPEPVIPFSKYEDFLTCAQLLAKDEEEGVQELGNQVNTLPLPNYNLLKYICKFLDEVQSHCIENKMSVQNLATVFGPNILRPKMEDPVTIMEGTSLVQHLMTILIREHNRLYSGRDQEGPTILQTELPVQGHQLQHRSLGAWISEEDLQNCPVSNPDQELHSSASSLDAKLCTAVTPTQTPSPNPGSKLGSSSGKGETVVSPSKQAKALPSWKYTFKSSSAPRSQPQAKQSSSGGSVADTTSVSSGGGGGGSGGGGNWLMNGLSSLRGHRRTSSGERSTRDRESSGSSQRLSTYDNVTSSSSMGSVPSVSSTPWSTSSCEISVPDSGSEPSANCGVGDGSGEKGEWIVETQRDSDRGRDGGMMTDPSSEQDSCEAMELCSSSAACSENGNMATAAGVPSIIMTEDGDGVNVTINSLVEGLKDELTKQQTVYEARIQKLEESSAALCAQMERLEQEMEQERKKQRMLEIKLRNSERAREDAENRNRLLEKEMEDFFSTLGDLALGARTSDI, from the exons ATGGGGCCGGTCTGCTGCAAGCCGGACAGACTGAAGAAACACCATCTCCAAG GTGGCTCAGGAGAGAAGGACCGCGCGCCGATCAGCCATGAATCTTTCCTGCTCATGGCAAACTCCCAGACAGACATGGACGACTGGGTCAAGGCCATACGACGGGTCATCTGGGCGCCGTTTGGAGGAg GGATATTCGGCCAGCGGCTGGAGGACACGGTGCAGTATGAGAAGAAGTTTGGCCCCCGGCTGGCCCCCCTGCTGGTAGAGCAGTGCGTGGACTTCATCAGGGACAGGGGTCTGGATGAGGAGGGTCTGTTCCGGATGCCGGGTCAGGCCAACCTGGTCAAAGAGCTGCAGGAGGCGTTCGACTGCGGAGACAAGCCTCTGTTTGACAG TAACACAGACGTCCACACGGTGGCATCCTTGCTGAAGTTGTACCTGCGAGAGCTGCCTGAACCAGTCATTCCCTTCTCCAAATATGAAGACTTTCTGACCTGTGCACAGCTGTTGGCcaaagacgaggaggag GGGGTCCAGGAGCTTGGGAATCAAGTTAACACTCTACCTCTACCAAACTACAATCTCCTCAAGTACATATGCAA ATTCCTCGATGAGGTCCAGTCTCACTGTATTGAGAACAAGATGAGCGTCCAGAACCTTGCTACAGTATTTGGACCAAATATTCTTCGACCCAAAATGGAGGACCCGGTCACTATCATGGAAG GTACCTCTCTGGTCCAGCACCTGATGACAATCCTCATTAGGGAACACAACCGTTTGTACTCAGGGAGGGACCAGGAAGGACCCACCATACTGCAGACAGAACTTCCTGTCCAGGGGCATCAGCTGCAACACCGTAGCCTCGGGGCCTGGATCTCTGAGGAAGACCTTCAGAACTGCCCGGTCTCCAACCCTGACCAAGAGCTGCACAGCAGTGCTTCATCTCTGGATGCCAAACTGTGCACAGCGGTCACACCCACCCAGACTCCAAGCCCAAACCCTGGATCAAAACTGGGGTCCTCATCAGGGAAAGGTGAGACTGTGGTGAGCCCGAGTAAACAAGCCAAGGCCTTGCCGTCCTGGAAGTACACCTTCAAAAGCTCCTCAGCACCGCGCTCTCAGCCTCAGGCTAAGCAAAGCAGCAGCGGTGGATCTGTGGCAGATACAACAAGCGTATCTtctggtggtggaggaggtgggagtgGTGGTGGCGGTAACTGGCTCATGAATGGCTTGTCCTCCTTGAGAGGACACCGACGCACGTCTTCAGGTGAGCGGTCCACTCGTGACCGTGAATCCAGCGGCTCCTCACAGAGACTGTCCACCTATGACAACGTCACCTCTTCCTCCAGCATGGGGAGTGTACCCAGCGTCTCCAGCACGCCGTGGTCCACCTCCTCCTGCGAGATCTCTGTTCCAGACTCGGGAAGTGAACCGTCAGCAAACTGTGGAGTAGGGGATGGGAGTGGGGAAAAGGGGGAATGGATAGTGGAGACCCAGAGGGACAGTGACAGAGgaagggatggagggatgatgaCAGACCCGAGCTCGGAGCAGGACAGTTGCGAGGCCATggagctctgcagcagcagcgccgcCTGCAGTGAGAACGGAAACATGGCAACGGCAGCTGGGGTTCCATCCATTATCATGACTGAGGATGGAGACGGCGTAAATGTAACAATAAACAGTCTGGTGGAAGGACTGAAGGACGAGTTGACCAAGCAGCAGACCGTCTATGAGGCCAGGATTCAAAA GCTGGAAGAGTCCAGCGCCGCTCTGTGTGCACAGATGGAGCGTTTGGAACAGGAGATGGAGCAGGAACGGAAGAAGCAGCGCATGCTGGAGATCAAGCTACGGAACTCGGAGCGAGCGAGGGAGGACGCGGAGAACCGCAACCGTCTCCTGGAGAAGGAAATGGAGGATTTCTTCTCCACGCTGGGGGACCTGGCCCTGGGTGCGAGGACTAGCGACATTTGA
- the cbx7b gene encoding chromobox protein homolog 7, translated as MELSAIGEQVFAVESIVKKRVRKGNVEYLLKWKGWPPKYSTWEPEEHILDQRLVQAYEEKEQRDRALGHRRKGSKGKRLHLQDAVYTMDLRSAHKTPETTTPRLRLSLTRSRVSEDEDESYDDDDDDEQQCHRSKSRRPRFRYFDSNPPSPTLENWEGLEEEEEEEREEEMIEAEKETTEDFFNGQERTDRWCAMAGPDDVTASEEPGDAWRPIPCPGEVTVTDVTLNALTVTFRESRMASGFFKG; from the exons ATGGAACTGTCAGCGATTGGAGAGCAAGTGTTTGCCGTGGAATCGATCGTCAAGAAAAGAGTTCGGAAG GGAAATGTGGAGTATCTGCTGAAGTGGAAAGGATGGCCTCCAAA ATACAGCACATGGGAACCCGAGGAACACATCCTGGACCAGCGGCTGGTGCAGGCCTACGAAGAGAA agagcagagagacagagctcTGGGCCACAGGAGGAAAGGATCCAAAGGCAAAAGACTCCATTTGCAG GACGCCGTCTACACCATGGATCTTCGCAGTGCTCACAAGACACCAGAGACGACGACGCCCCGCCTGCGTCTCTCCCTGACGCGCTCACGGGTCtcggaggacgaggacgagtcgtacgacgacgacgacgacgacgaacAACAATGTCACAGGAGCAAATCCAGGAGGCCGCGGTTCAGGTACTTTGACTCAAATCCTCCGAGTCCAACACTGGAAAACTGGGAAGGTctcgaggaggaagaggaggaagaaagggaagAGGAGATGATAGAGGCTGAAAAGGAGACGACAGAAGACTTCTTTAATG gacaagagaggacagacaggtggtGTGCCATGGCCGGACCAGATGATGTCACTGCATCAGAGGAGCCGGGCGACGCGTGGAGACCCATCCCTTGTCCAGGAGAGGTGACCGTCACAGACGTCACCCTTAACGCCCTCACAGTGACTTTCAGAGAGTCAAGAATGGCCAGTGGCTTCTTCAAAGGCTGA